One Pseudorhodoplanes sinuspersici DNA segment encodes these proteins:
- a CDS encoding ABC transporter permease: MDAAGLIDIFAATVRIATPLLFCALGGLISERAGTFAVGIEGMMLAGAFGGAIAVLTTASPSLGLLVAALSGATLAVVVAIATTKFRADQMVTGLAVNILALGLTSFLLRGLFGGRAPVIRLQTLGPWPVPFLSDIPVLGPVLFRQPALVYLALGLTIGVYVYLAKTRSGLMLRAVGENPDAAYAVGTNPVLVRMMAIIVGGAFAGLGGAVLSLQEVGTFTDGMTNGRGFIALAAIIVGRWTPFGALFGCLLFGAVAALELRVHGWGLPVSSYVIQMIPYIVALALLAGIGRSARMPAAIGTPFARH; the protein is encoded by the coding sequence ATGGATGCCGCCGGCCTGATCGATATTTTCGCAGCGACCGTGCGCATCGCCACGCCGCTTCTGTTCTGCGCCCTGGGCGGCCTGATTTCCGAACGCGCCGGAACGTTCGCGGTCGGCATCGAGGGGATGATGCTGGCTGGCGCCTTCGGCGGCGCCATTGCGGTGCTGACCACCGCGAGCCCCTCGCTCGGTCTGCTCGTCGCTGCGCTCAGCGGCGCAACGCTCGCTGTTGTCGTTGCGATTGCGACCACGAAATTCCGCGCCGACCAGATGGTGACGGGCCTTGCCGTCAATATTCTCGCGCTCGGGCTGACCAGCTTCCTGCTGCGCGGCCTGTTTGGTGGACGTGCGCCGGTGATCCGCCTGCAAACACTTGGTCCCTGGCCGGTGCCCTTTCTCTCCGACATTCCCGTGCTCGGACCGGTCCTGTTCCGGCAGCCGGCCCTTGTCTATCTCGCGCTCGGACTGACCATTGGTGTCTATGTCTATCTCGCAAAAACCCGCAGCGGCTTGATGCTGCGCGCGGTTGGCGAAAACCCGGACGCCGCCTATGCGGTTGGCACCAATCCGGTGCTGGTGCGCATGATGGCAATCATCGTCGGCGGTGCTTTCGCGGGACTTGGCGGCGCGGTGCTGTCGCTGCAGGAAGTCGGCACCTTCACCGACGGCATGACCAACGGCCGCGGCTTCATTGCACTTGCGGCCATCATTGTCGGACGCTGGACGCCGTTCGGTGCGCTGTTCGGCTGCCTGTTGTTCGGCGCGGTCGCCGCGCTCGAACTGCGCGTGCATGGCTGGGGCCTGCCGGTCTCATCCTATGTGATCCAGATGATTCCCTATATCGTGGCCCTGGCCCTGCTCGCCGGTATCGGCCGGTCGGCGCGCATGCCGGCGGCCATCGGCACACCGTTTGCCCGGCACTGA
- a CDS encoding ABC transporter permease → MTMAASETEGVRDKTPGFLERAMATLASSGGLRTFLLACAAIGLALAVTGLLILLAGKNPFYAYWALIKGAVGTTGRLAFALNKSTPYILAGVGVALCFRAKIINIGAEGQIAVGGIAATYVALNFLSLPPFLLITFALAAGAICGAAWSALAAIIRLKRGVHEVLCTLLLNFVGVLLVSEALHGDMGEPGAGFPQSPLFERAAWLPKLLPGTDLHIGILFAIVAVVAGHILLWRTTFGFRLRVLGASPQAANYVGLSTPRCVFGVMAIAGALAGFAGGIEVLGVHYRLIEGFSAGFGFNAVAVALIASVNPIAVLPAGLFFGFLEAGALAMQREVGVPSSLVFVIQGLTMVFVLCAIGIGARQQKV, encoded by the coding sequence ATGACCATGGCCGCCAGCGAGACAGAAGGCGTGCGGGACAAAACGCCCGGCTTCCTCGAACGCGCAATGGCCACGCTGGCATCGAGCGGCGGCCTGCGTACATTTCTGCTGGCCTGTGCCGCGATTGGCCTCGCGCTTGCCGTCACCGGCCTGTTGATCCTGCTTGCCGGCAAGAATCCGTTTTATGCCTATTGGGCGCTGATCAAGGGCGCGGTCGGCACCACCGGGCGCCTCGCCTTCGCACTCAACAAGAGCACGCCTTACATTCTCGCTGGCGTCGGTGTCGCTCTGTGCTTCCGTGCCAAGATCATCAATATCGGCGCGGAGGGTCAGATCGCAGTCGGCGGAATCGCTGCGACCTACGTCGCGCTCAATTTCCTGTCGCTGCCGCCATTTCTGCTGATTACGTTTGCGCTTGCCGCAGGAGCGATCTGCGGCGCGGCCTGGTCCGCGCTCGCTGCCATCATCCGCCTCAAACGCGGCGTACACGAAGTCCTTTGCACCTTGCTCCTGAATTTTGTCGGCGTGCTCCTGGTCAGCGAGGCGCTGCATGGCGACATGGGTGAACCGGGTGCCGGCTTTCCGCAGTCGCCGCTGTTCGAACGCGCAGCCTGGCTTCCGAAATTGCTGCCCGGAACCGACCTCCATATCGGCATCCTCTTTGCCATCGTCGCGGTTGTTGCCGGCCACATCCTGCTCTGGCGCACGACCTTCGGCTTCCGCTTGCGCGTCCTCGGCGCGAGTCCGCAAGCCGCCAACTATGTCGGCCTCTCGACGCCGCGCTGTGTCTTCGGTGTGATGGCGATTGCCGGAGCCTTGGCAGGATTCGCCGGCGGCATCGAAGTGCTCGGCGTGCACTACCGGCTGATCGAGGGCTTCTCCGCGGGCTTCGGCTTTAACGCCGTCGCCGTCGCACTGATCGCCTCGGTCAATCCGATCGCGGTGCTGCCGGCCGGATTGTTCTTTGGCTTTCTGGAGGCCGGTGCGCTGGCCATGCAGCGCGAAGTCGGTGTGCCCTCGTCGCTTGTCTTCGTCATCCAGGGCCTGACCATGGTGTTCGTTCTCTGCGCCATCGGCATCGGCGCACGGCAACAGAAGGTGTGA